One Rhodoferax ferrireducens T118 DNA segment encodes these proteins:
- a CDS encoding PilZ domain-containing protein — MKTTPVKSLRHFSRIPFAAEVSLQLHDRTISVQLVDIALKGALVQTATAQPLVLQEKCRLVLPLTDGGEAIEMAGKIVHLEDQRVGIECQDIEVLSMTRLRRLLELNAGDADQMNRELSYLFARP, encoded by the coding sequence ATGAAGACAACACCGGTTAAAAGCCTGCGCCATTTTTCACGCATACCGTTTGCCGCCGAGGTGTCGCTGCAACTGCATGACCGCACGATCAGCGTGCAGTTGGTCGACATCGCGCTCAAGGGCGCCCTGGTGCAGACCGCGACCGCGCAGCCGCTGGTGCTGCAGGAAAAATGCCGCCTGGTGCTGCCGCTGACGGATGGCGGTGAGGCGATCGAGATGGCCGGGAAAATTGTGCACCTGGAAGATCAGCGCGTCGGCATCGAATGCCAGGACATTGAGGTACTCAGCATGACCCGGCTGCGCCGACTCCTGGAGTTGAACGCGGGAGACGCCGACCAAATGAATCGGGAACTCTCCTATTTGTTTGCCAGGCCTTGA
- a CDS encoding VF530 family DNA-binding protein, whose translation MQTPPSPPNTPPGQAPVQIRNPLHGLTLEAIVTALVAHYGWAGLAERIPVRCFASDPSMASSLKFLRKTPWARDKVEGLYLFMLRETRRASGGRPPASQL comes from the coding sequence ATGCAAACGCCTCCTTCCCCACCCAATACACCACCCGGCCAAGCTCCTGTCCAAATCCGCAACCCCCTGCATGGGCTCACCCTGGAGGCCATCGTCACCGCGCTGGTGGCGCACTACGGCTGGGCGGGACTTGCGGAGCGCATTCCGGTGCGCTGTTTCGCCAGCGACCCCAGCATGGCGTCTAGTCTGAAATTTTTGCGCAAAACGCCGTGGGCGCGCGACAAGGTGGAGGGGCTTTATCTCTTTATGCTGCGCGAAACGCGCCGCGCAAGCGGTGGCCGACCACCCGCGTCGCAGCTATGA
- a CDS encoding SlyX family protein, whose translation MDHPNDTEQRLTELEIKATFTEDLLDQLDQVIVRQQEQIELLMRELAQLRQQPRDDGVGGPRPAHDDLPPHY comes from the coding sequence ATGGACCACCCCAACGACACCGAACAACGCCTGACGGAACTTGAGATCAAGGCCACCTTCACCGAAGACTTGCTGGACCAGCTCGACCAGGTCATCGTGCGTCAACAGGAACAAATTGAGCTGCTGATGCGCGAACTGGCGCAACTGCGTCAGCAGCCCCGCGACGACGGCGTGGGCGGGCCGCGCCCTGCGCACGACGATCTGCCGCCGCACTATTGA